In one Thunnus maccoyii chromosome 12, fThuMac1.1, whole genome shotgun sequence genomic region, the following are encoded:
- the fastk gene encoding fas-activated serine/threonine kinase — protein sequence MLCLSTGWRLLSRARPPRATALSVTMYATRLYSTAGGGGGGGGGGGVKPGRRAGLAVLEAPHTPHPHLPHHPGPPPPAYPLYQGRPDGHRGAHFHHHYHPHPQPAHLAPPPLPPHYQHHAHFHAYGGGAPAAATAGGKKKTWNFIHEKMSYDTFFTMKRLIERSRRPDEVLRWVTQNPAKISHNHYPVALQKIGQLLQAAPPRPGGDADSEASGGAEGSDGRHILEHQDFQTLCSAIVNDCAKFDNFSIVNCLYAVAALGLSSDSQVVQVLEAESQSRLNQFNQKDVSMVFSSSMKLHPGSQHPLTEACLAGLEKNLERERHPQTLFLLLSYYRLKWRSLQPQEAAAAAPAGSAVTATTANNNTPPNPEQLLANRKILRLVKHTLASVSGVRDQEMALLDEMLAACAREASNKSLELIFSSHLFYQNRQERFISSLAEELPKKVDSITPYTMALIAKYIARHRLRETRLLDTIADFLVKKAEYLDSKVIQKLVFPFSRMSYRPSGEQQFFSRLEEVVELKALSSPLATVNILMSLFQLGHFPGLVLHRVFSSAFISNVTNSPYALIVRRYLSLLDAAVELEYREYTGPRLQDAHKVLMFDHALTADEVNRKYSYKGLVAEALRQLVGEQNYKQDEVLAPGYYTDFVLWMDSSGRVLPVRPGAGLALSIVPPSCVAVASKPADGAVTVTSEFQKFSPFVALEEGGEPPLQPSGAMEPRSFLPHHIRSTAGATVTSGAPRPGANGGPLDYGPYYVPATEYYSGLAKEHSLESQDSSTLSSPPSDSLAPPGAQGSAGATAPDSLFQFSIGKILEDEGGAGAPAGQGADCELPGFYEGVTYPEGSGADRRPSSPPQLHPPDRPDPDNPPTDQRQIRRVIMSVNDKWHYCHNSEVLVGSRAMRDRHLRLLGYIILQLPYHELEKLNGIEEVKQYLHKKLLDVPL from the exons ATGCTGTGTTTGTCCACTGGGTGGCGCCTCCTGAGCCGAGCTCGACCCCCCCGCGCCACCGCTCTGTCCGTCACCATGTACGCCACTCGCCTGTACAGCACTgcggggggaggaggagggggcgggGGAGGGGGCGGGGTTAAACCGGGGAGGAGGGCGGGGCTGGCTGTGCTCGAGGCGCCTCACACTCCACATCCCCACCTCCCCCACCACCCGGGCCCACCTCCCCCCGCCTACCCGCTGTACCAGGGCCGCCCCGACGGCCACCGAGGAGCTCACTttcaccaccactaccaccccCATCCGCAGCCCGCCCACCTTGCCCCGCCCCCGCTGCCCCCCCACTACCAGCACCACGCCCACTTCCATGCTTACGGAGGCGGGGCTCCAGCTGCAGCGACCGCTGGGGGCAAGAAGAAGACGTGGAACTTCATCCATGAGAAGATGAGCTATGACACGTTCTTCACCATGAAGCGTCTGATTGAGCGCTCGCGGCGGCCCGACGAGGTGCTGCGCTGGGTCACTCAGAACCCGGCCAAGATCTCCCACAACCACTACCCCGTCGCCCTGCAGAAGATCGGACAGCTGCTCCAGGCCGCGCCGCCACGGCCTGGCGGGGACGCCGACAGCGAGGCTTCGGGAGGAGCGGAGGGGAGTGATGGGCGCCACATCCTGGAACATCAGGACTTCCAGACTCTCTGCAGCGCCATCGTCAACGACTGCGCAAAGTTCGACAACTTCAGCATCGTCAACTGTCTGTACGCCGTGGCAGCGCTTG ggctCTCCAGCGACTCTCAGGTGGTCCAGGTGTTGGAGGCGGAGTCTCAGTCCAGACTGAACCAGTTTAACCAGAAGGATGTGTCGATGGTGTTCAGCTCCAGCATGAAGCTGCATCCTGGCAGCCAGCACCCGCTGACGGAGGCGTGCCTGGCCGGCCTGGAGAAGAACCTGGAGCGAGAGCGCCACCCGCAGACTCTCTTCCTGCTGCTGTCCTACTACAGACTCAAGTGGCGCTCACTACAGCCGCaggaagcagctgcagctgcGCCTGCGGGGAGCGCTGTGACTGCAACCACTGCTAACAACAACACACCTCCGAACCCTGAACAACTGCTCGCCAACAG AAAAATCCTGCGTCTGGTCAAACACACTCTGGCCAGTGTGAGCGGCGTTCGTGACCAGGAGATGGCGCTCCTGGACGAGATGTTGGCGGCGTGTGCTCGAGAGGCGAGCAACAAAAGTTTGGAGTTGATCTTCAGCTCCCACCTGTTCTACCAGAACCGACAGGAGAGGTTCATCAGCAGCCTGGCAG AGGAGCTGCCGAAGAAGGTGGACAGCATCACGCCGTACACGATGGCTCTGATCGCCAAGTACATCGCTCGCCATCGCCTGAGAGAGACCCGCCTGCTCGACACCATCGCCGACTTCCTGGTGAAGAAAGCCGAGTACCTGGACAGTAAG GTGATCCAGAAGCTGGTGTTCCCGTTCAGCAGGATGAGTTACCGTCCGTCCGGCGAGCAGCAGTTCTTCTCTCGgctggaggaggtggtggagctGAAGGCGCTCAGCTCGCCGCTCGCCACCGTCAACATCCTGATGTCTCTGTTCCAGCTGGGACACTTCCCCGGCCTGGTGCTGCACCGCGTCTTCTCCTCTGCGTTCATCAGCAACGTCACTA ACAGTCCGTACGCTCTGATCGTCCGGCGCTACCTTTCGCTACTGGATGCTGCTGTGGAGCTGGAGTACCGCGAGTACACGGGGCCACGACTGCAGGACGCTCACAAGGTGCTCATGTTTGACCACGCACTGACTGCTGACGAGGTCAACCGCAAGTACAG TTATAAAGGTCTGGTGGCCGAGGCTCTGCGACAGCTGGTTGGagaacaaaactacaaacaggACGAAGTACTCGCCCCGGGATACTACACAG ACTTCGTGCTGTGGATGGACTCTTCTGGTCGGGTTCTGCCCGTGCGACCCGGCGCTGGTTTGGCCCTCAGCATCGTTCCTCCGTCCTGCGTCGCCGTAGCGTCCAAGCCAGCTGACGGTGCAGTTACTGTGACCTCAGAGTTCCAGAAGTTCTCTCCATTTGTGGCACTGGAGGAGGGCGGTGAGCCTCCGCTGCAGCCGAGTGGGGCCATGGAGCCCAGGTCTTTCCTGCCCCACCACATCCGCAGCACGGCAGGGGCCACAGTGACCTCGGGGGCCCCTCGGCCCGGGGCTAACGGCGGCCCCTTGGATTATGGGCCCTACTATGTCCCTGCCACTGAGTATTACTCCGGTCTGGCCAAGGAGCATTCGCTGGAGAGCCAGGACAGCTCCACGCTCAGCAGCCCCCCCTCTGACAGCCTGGCCCCGCCCGGGGCCCAGGGGTCTGCAGGGGCCACCGCCCCAGACTCACTCTTCCAGTTCTCCATTGGGAAAATCCTGGAGGACGAGGGGGGGGCGGGGGCCCCTGCGGGCCAGGGGGCAGACTGCGAGCTGCCGGGGTTCTATGAGGGAGTGACATACCCTGAGGGGTCCGGGGCCGACAGAAGGCCCTCATCACCGCCACAGCTCCACCCCCCTGACCGGCCGGACCCCGACAACCCCCCAACAGACCAGAGACAGATCAGGAG GGTCATCATGTCCGTGAATGACAAGTGGCATTACTGCCACAACTCGGAGGTTCTGGTGGGTTCCAGAGCCATGAGGGATCGCCACCTGAGGCTACTGGGATACATAATCTTGCAG